In one window of Solanum pennellii chromosome 2, SPENNV200 DNA:
- the LOC107009600 gene encoding cation/H(+) antiporter 18-like, producing the protein MAVKCESSPMHATSSGLLQGDNPLHYSLPLVIVQICLVLVLTRVLAYLLRPLRQPRVVAEIIGGILLGPSALGRNKNYLHAIFPPSSLPVLDTLANLGLLFFLFLVGTELDPRSLRRTGKKALCIALAGITLPFVLGIGTSFALRSTIAQGVNQAPFLVFMGVALSITAFPVLARILAELKLLTTDVGRMAMSAAAVNDVAAWILLALAIALSGSGSPIVSLWVLLSGSGFILLCILIAPRIFNWMAKQCPEGEPVNELYVCATLAIVLAAGFATDAIGIHALFGAFVVGVLVPKEGPFAGALVEKVEDLVSGLFLPLYFVSSGLKTNVATIQGAQSWGLLVLVIATSCFGKIAGTVCVSLMCKLSVQESLALGFLMNTKGLVELIVLNIGKDKGVLNDQIFAIMVLMALFTTFMTTPLVIATYKPAKMAVTEYKNRTIMRKDTSKQLRILTCFHGTRNIPTLINLIEATRGTDKKEGLRVYAMHLLELTERPSAILMVHKARKNGLPLWNKEKAGESNQVIVAFETFGQLSKVSIRPNTAISPMSSMHEDIIASAERKRVSMIIVPFHKHQRLDGHFETTRADLRNVNRRVLEHAPCSVGIIIDRGLGGASHVSASEVNYSVLVLFFGGHDDREALAYGMRVAEHPGITLNVVRFIIDPAVIGASVHVDIVQNSSPVPASQEDEIFLSDMKQKSSGDSSIVFQDSIVKNVRETTEVIRGFKKCNLFIVGRMSEGQLVSAFDSKSHHCPELGPLGNLLISGEISTSASVLVVQQYRSELPQESLRSLRAGDSSRVGSSRIGHSAKGVDGDEEVTEI; encoded by the exons ATGGCGGTTAAATGTGAATCATCGCCGATGCATGCTACCTCTAGCGGATTACTACAAGGTGATAATCCGTTGCATTATTCACTCCCTTTGGTAATTGTACAAATATGTTTGGTGCTTGTACTCACCCGAGTCCTCGCCTATCTTCTCCGCCCACTAAGACAACCGCGTGTTGTTGCTGAAATTATC gGAGGTATTTTACTAGGTCCATCCGCGCTTGGACGTAACAAAAATTATCTACACGCGATATTTCCACCAAGTAGCCTCCCAGTGTTGGACACATTGGCTAATCTTGGtctcttattctttctttttctcgTTGGGACTGAGTTAGACCCAAGATCTCTTCGTCGAACCGGAAAAAAAGCATTATGTATTGCCCTTGCTGGTATCACTCTCCCTTTTGTATTGGGAATTGGGACATCTTTTGCTCTTCGATCCACAATTGCCCAAGGGGTTAATCAAGCCCCTTTTCTAGTCTTTATGGGAGTTGCCCTTTCTATCACTGCCTTCCCTGTCTTAGCACGTATTTTAGCTGAACTTAAGCTATTAACAACTGATGTTGGTCGAATGGCTATGTCTGCGGCGGCGGTTAATGACGTGGCAGCATGGATTCTACTAGCTCTTGCTATTGCACTTTCAG GATCGGGGTCTCCAATTGTTTCTTTGTGGGTCCTGTTGAGTGGGTCAGGTTTTATCCTTCTTTGTATATTGATTGCACCTAGAATATTCAATTGGATGGCAAAGCAATGTCCTGAGGGAGAGCCGGTGAATGAGTTGTATGTTTGTGCAACATTGGCGATTGTTTTGGCCGCGGGATTTGCCACTGATGCTATTGGAATTCATGCTTTATTTGGGGCTTTTGTGGTTGGTGTTCTTGTACCAAAAGAAGGGCCATTTGCTGGTGCTTTAGTGGAAAAAGTGGAGGATTTGGTATCAGGGTTATTCCTACCGTTATACTTTGTGTCTAGTGGATTGAAAACAAACGTAGCTACTATTCAAGGTGCTCAATCTTGGGGTCTTCTTGTTTTAGTTATAGCTACGTCTTGTTTTGGGAAAATTGCTGGTACTGTTTGTGTATCTCTCATGTGCAAGTTATCTGTTCAAGAATCGTTAGCACTCGGTTTCTTGATGAATACTAAAGGACTAGTCGAACTCATTGTCCTTAACATTGGCAAAGATAAAGGG GTATTGAATGATCAAATATTTGCCATTATGGTGTTGATGGCACTCTTCACAACATTCATGACAACACCACTAGTTATAGCAACCTACAAGCCAGCCAAAATGGCTGTAACAGAGTACAAAAACAGAACCATAATGAGGAAAGACACAAGCAAGCAACTCCGAATCTTGACATGTTTCCACGGCACAAGAAACATTCCCACACTCATAAATCTCATCGAAGCTACTCGAGGAACAGACAAAAAAGAAGGACTCCGCGTCTACGCAATGCACCTCTTGGAGCTCACCGAAAGACCCTCAGCAATTCTAATGGTACACAAGGCCCGAAAAAACGGACTCCCCTTATGGAATAAAGAGAAAGCAGGCGAATCAAACCAAGTCATTGTCGCATTTGAGACGTTTGGACAACTCAGTAAGGTGTCGATAAGACCAAACACCGCAATCTCTCCTATGTCTAGTATGCACGAAGACATAATTGCTAGCGCGGAGAGAAAAAGAGTCTCGATGATCATTGTACCATTCCACAAACATCAGAGATTGGATGGACATTTCGAAACAACTCGTGCTGATCTGAGAAACGTGAATAGAAGAGTCCTCGAACACGCACCGTGTTCAGTTGGAATCATAATTGATCGAGGGCTCGGTGGGGCATCTCATGTATCCGCTAGTGAAGTTAACTATTCGGTCCTGGTTTTATTTTTCGGGGGCCATGATGACCGCGAAGCGCTTGCCTACGGCATGCGCGTCGCAGAGCACCCTGGCATTACATTAAACGTGGTCCGTTTCATAATTGATCCAGCTGTTATTGGGGCCAGTGTCCACGTGGACATTGTTCAGAACTCCAGTCCTGTACCGGCGTCACAAGAGGACGAGATTTTTCTTTCTGATATGAAACAGAAATCAAGCGGTGACAGTTCTATTGTTTTCCAAGACAGTATTGTCAAGAATGTAAGAGAAACTACTGAAGTTATTCGCGgatttaaaaaatgtaatttgtttATAGTCGGGAGGATGTCTGAGGGACAACTGGTTTCGGCATTTGATTCAAAAAGTCATCATTGTCCAGAATTGGGGCCGTTGGGGAACTTGTTGATTTCCGGTGAGATTTCAACATCGGCATCAGTGTTAGTTGTGCAGCAATATCGAAGCGAGTTACCGCAAGAATCACTAAGGTCGTTGAGGGCTGGAGATTCATCAAGGGTTGGATCATCAAGAATTGGACATTCAGCAAAAGGAGTTGATGGTGATGAAGAAGTAactgaaatttaa